The genomic DNA AGGAAGGTGAAACCACCTGCCTCGCACACTTCGTCTTTATCATTAGGCTCATCCAGAGCCAGGGTCAGGCGCGGGCCTGCTCATCCGCCCGCAGCGAGATACACCCGGACAGGGGATGCTTCCTTGTCCTGGAAGTAGCCTTTGAGCTGCTCCTGGGCAGCTTCAGTAACTTCAAACATGAGATTGCCTCCTATTTATGGTCGGGAAAGGAACAGGTAAGATCAAAGTACCCCTTTGTCAAACTGAAATTGACAGTTTCCCGCCCATCGATATTGACCGCCCTTGGGGGATGGGATAATTCGAGACATTGTACTTTAGCCCAAAGCGCATGCGAGGCATAAAAATGGAAGAATGCGGCACCATATTATCAGATAAGGAAATGAGCAGAACGCTTGAGCGGCTCGCCTTTGAAATATACGAACGGCACGGCGACAACGAAAATCTCGCCATCATCGGCATCCAGCGCAGAGGCGCGGATCTGGCCGAAAGAATCAAGAAGTTGCTCGATGACCGTCTGGGACGCAAAGTTCCGCTGGGAAAGCTCGACATCAACCTGTACCGCGACGACTGGACCACCAATCTCGAACTCGCGCCCACCATCAACTGTTCCGAAATAGGCTTTGACATCGAAGGCGCGTCCATCGTCCTTGTTGACGATGTGCTTTACTCGGGCCGCACCATCCGTGCCGCTCTCGAGGCCATCCTCGACTACGGACGACCCAAAAAAGTCGAGCTCATGGTTCTTGTTGACCGGGGTCACCGCGAACTGCCCATTCAGGCCGACTATGTGGGCAAACGGGTGGAGACCCACGGAGAAGAACACGTCAACGTGCTCGTCACCGAACGCGATGACGAAGACCGCGTCTGCCTTGTCAGGAGCTAGCTTCTCATGACGTTCAAGCCGTTGGAGCGGGACCCTGTCCCGCAACCCTGCATCACGCTCGTCGGCATGGCCGCAGCGGGCAAGTCCACGCTCGGTTCGCTGCTTGCCCAGCGCCTCCAGTGGGGGCAGCTTGATACTGACCGCCACATGGAAGCCTATTACGGCATGCCGCTTCAGGCGATCATGGACACGTTCGGTCTTGAAGAGTTTCTGAAAATCGAAGGGTACCTCGTCAGCGAACTCGGCCTGACCCGCACGGTCATTTCAACCGGCGGCAGCGTCATCTACAGCAAGCCTGCCATGGACCAGCTCAAGCAGCTCGGCCCGGTTATTCTGCTCGACATCGACGAAGCCACGTTTCTTGAACGCGTCGGAGACGGAGAAAACCGGGGCCTTGCCATCGCTCCCGGCAAGACCATGAGCGACCTTTACAACGAACGGCAGCCGCTGTACCGTGCCGCCGCCGACTTTACGGTCCGCACAGACAGGTGCACTCCTGACGAATGCGTTGACTTAATTCTCGAACACATTGATCTGCCATGAAAAAACTGACTCCCAAGGCCGCTTTTCGCAAGCTGGCCGCCATATATGACAAGATGGTCGCCCAGTACGGCGAAGCCGCCGATGCCATCGGCATGACTTGCGACGGCTGCCACGACAACTGCTGCCTGAGCTTTTTCCAGCACCACACCTACATAGAGTGGGCCTACATGTGGGAAGGATTGAATCAGCTCCCTGCCGACCGTCTCGAAGAAATCAAGGCCAAGGCGCAGGCATATGTGGAAGAAGGACAGGCTGCCCTGGCTCGCGGCGAACGACCGCACATCATGTGTCCGCTCAACCTCGAAGACCAGAAACAGGGCATCTGCGGTCTGTACAAGCATCGCCTGATGATCTGCCGCATGCACGGCGTGCCCAATGTGCTCGTCCGCCCCGACGGACAGCAGGTGCAGTTCCCGGGCTGCTATCGTTGTCAGGAACTGACCGAAAAGGTCGAGGCCGACGGCCGCATCGTGCCGGTGGTGAACCGGACCTCCCTCTACAAGGACCTCGTCATGGTCGAGATGCAGTTCGTGGGCAAGAACCTGCGGCAGCTCCCCAAGGTGGATCACACCATTGCCGAGATGATTGTGTTGGGGCCGCCGAAATTGAAATAGTTTTTTTGAAAGAAGAAGAGAAAAGGAAGGGCCACCCGAAGACGGGTGGCCTTTTTTCGTGAGACGAAAGGCGAAAAGGCAGAAAGCCTGTCGCTCTCGCTCCTTCCATGCCCTCCCGGCGGGGTCCTTTCTTTTTCCAAAGCAGAAAAGAAAGAACGAAAGAAACTGCTTTTGTTCCTAGCTTCACCGCCTTGTATCTTCGGAGCCAAGAATCTGATCAAACCAGGCCGCTCCCGAAT from uncultured Pseudodesulfovibrio sp. includes the following:
- the pyrR gene encoding bifunctional pyr operon transcriptional regulator/uracil phosphoribosyltransferase PyrR, with product MEECGTILSDKEMSRTLERLAFEIYERHGDNENLAIIGIQRRGADLAERIKKLLDDRLGRKVPLGKLDINLYRDDWTTNLELAPTINCSEIGFDIEGASIVLVDDVLYSGRTIRAALEAILDYGRPKKVELMVLVDRGHRELPIQADYVGKRVETHGEEHVNVLVTERDDEDRVCLVRS
- the thrB gene encoding homoserine kinase; translation: MTFKPLERDPVPQPCITLVGMAAAGKSTLGSLLAQRLQWGQLDTDRHMEAYYGMPLQAIMDTFGLEEFLKIEGYLVSELGLTRTVISTGGSVIYSKPAMDQLKQLGPVILLDIDEATFLERVGDGENRGLAIAPGKTMSDLYNERQPLYRAAADFTVRTDRCTPDECVDLILEHIDLP
- a CDS encoding IscA/HesB family protein; amino-acid sequence: MFEVTEAAQEQLKGYFQDKEASPVRVYLAAGGUAGPRLTLALDEPNDKDEVCEAGGFTFLIEKELQAQTGKIKIDMTYYGFVVESENPVGGGGGGCDGGSCSSGSCSC